The nucleotide window TCTGTCCATCATCAAAAGCTATGGCTCGATAAATGAGGAAAAACAAAAACTTATATTATTGTCGGCTTGAATCACTAATCAAGCCTTCTCTGGGTCTTCCATTATTTATTCAGCAAGCCCTAGTTAGAAAAACCTAATTTAAAACTATGCTTCTTGATGCAAGTTTAGACTGTATACTCTGAGATAAGCTGGCATCCGTAGCGGTGGTGCCAGTGGGGTTAACGCGCTTTCGTCCAGCAGAAGATGAACTGATACCAGTAACGCCCGAAAAAGCCGCTGAAGTTAAAGGGAAAAGATTTAGGCGATCGCGACGATATGACTGTTGAAGAACTTGCCCAAGACTTGGGTACACCAATCTTACCCGTCAACGGCATAGAAGAACTAATCCAGGCTTGCATTCACCCTTGATAAGAAGTTCTCCTTCCCAGGTTGATCCTCGCCTATTTTTTTAAGGGCAGGCTCAGCCTCCTATTCTGGGGTTCTCAGTCTGAGACTAGAAACGAGAATAAGTAAGAATACAAAACTAATGATTTCTATTAAAATTTCTAAGTTTTTCTTCTTAGGAATAACCGTTTTAACACTGCCAGTAATTGGTTGCACCACATTATTTTCGCTGAAAAAATCTCCGGCTCTAGTAGTAAATACAATAGCAACCGTTTCCTCTACACCTATCCCGAAAACGCTATTTGGGATGCACATTCAAGAACCTACTAAAACTCCTTGGCCTGCTGTTAATCTGGGAGCTTTGCGGGTTTTTGTGCCGTGGTTCTTCATCCAGCCAAACAAAGGTGAGTGGAAATTCGAGATATTAGATAAATATGTTGATTTAGCCGAACAACAGGGAGTTGAAGTTCTTTATGTATTTAACGATACTCCTAAATGGGCAGCAGCACGACCCAATGAAGTAGGAGAATGGGGAAAAGATTTCCCCGGAGTTGCTTCAGAACCTAAAGATATGGACGATTGGCGCAACTTTGTAAGAACTGTTGCTACTCGCTACAAAGGTCGCATTCGAGCTTATCAAATCTGGAACGAAACTAATAATAAAAATGATTACAGTGGCTCAATTGAAAAGATGGTAGAAATGGCGCAGGAGGCTTACAAAGTTCTCAAAGAAGTTGATACTAATATTATTGTCGTATCTCCGGGCGCGATCGCAGGTTTGGATTTGCCAGGAAATGAAAGCTGGATTTCCCTTGGGGGAGTCGATTGGCTGGATCAATACTTTGCCAAAGGCGCGGCTGCTTACACCGACGTAGTAGGGCCGCACTTGTATTCTATCAAGGAAAAAACCCCAGAAGAACGAGTGCAAACTATTCGGAGAATGCAACAAGTAATGGCAAAGAATAAACTCAGTAATAAGCCTTTGTGGGACACAGAAAATGCCTATGCTAAATTTCCTAACGAACAGCCATTTACCGATGAAGAAGCAAGAGGTTTTATAGCACGTACTTATATTATTTATTGGGCATCAGGGATTAGTCGTTTCTACTGGTACGCCTGGGATGTAAACACGCAAATTCATCCAAATTGGTTAAAGATGGTGCAGGCGGACAATAAAACTCTGACACCAGCCAGCATTGCCTATGGTGAAGTGCAGAAATGGCTGATAGGTGCGACGATGAAATCTTGTCAACCTGATAGTAATAAAATCTGGATTTGTCAGGTTACGCGAGATAATAATTATACAGGCTGGATTGTGTGGAACCCAGAAGGGAAATTGCCTTTTAAAGTGCCTTCTAATTGGAATGTTAAGCAAGTTCGAGATTTAGCTGGGGGTAAATCTACTTTGCCAGCATCAGGTAGTGTGGAAATCGGGCGATCGCCTATATTATTAGATTAGTTAACCTGTGGTGCAATATATCCACGAGCATTGGGTGTTAAACAGGATATAGCGTTTTTCAGTTGGGTGGAATATATCGCGGTTTTAACATTGCCGCCAGCTTGGTAGGGACATGGCATTGCCATGTCCCTACAGATGTATCGCACCAAATTCCTCTTTCCCAGTCTCTGGCTGGGAATACCTACCATGAGGCTCTGCCTGAAATTATTTGATACTTTATCAGAGGCTCTGCCTCTATATCTCAGCGTTCCCAGTCATAGGGAAACGAGGATAAATTAGCTTGCTAAGTTTATATTATATTAGCTATTTCATCCTCATTCTTTAGTTAGAGAAAGCTTATTTTAAACTCTGTCTGTTGATGCAGGTTTAGATTGTATACCCTGATATAAGCTGGTGACAGTGCCAAAAATATTGAAAAAAGTTTAAGCTTTTTCAGTTGGCGATACAACGCTTTTACGAAAATCAGGTTTTACAGCTTACATCTAAAATTGAGAGGAGTAATTAATTCATGTTTTTCCACAAAAAAGAAACCATTCATACTGTCGATATTAAAGAGCCTAACCCGCGTTTTGCTCAACTAATGTTAGAGCAGTTTGGGGGAGCAACCGGCGAACTTACAGCCGCTTTACAGTATTGGGTACAGTCGTTTCACTGCGACAATCCCGGTATTAAGGATATGTTGCAAGATATCGCTATAGAGGAGTTTGGACACCTGGAAATGGTGGGTAAACTCATCGAACAGCATACAAAAAATACTGACCAAACAGAAGCTTATAAGAGTACCCTGTTTGCTATCCGTGGGATGGGGCCACACTTCTTAGACAGCCAGGGTAATAGTTGGACTGCTAGCTATATTAATGAAGGTGGGGATGTTGTGCGTGATTTGCGGGCAAACATCGCTGCTGAAGCTGGGGCGCGTCAAACTTATGAGGAGTTGATCAAACTGTCAACTGATGAAGGGACGAAGAAGACTCTAGTACATCTGCTCACCCGCGAAATTTCTCATACCAAGATGTTTATGAAGGCGCTGGAGTCGATGGGTAAACTAACTGACCCCTTCTTTGGCAATATCCAGCCTGATGAAACGGTGAATCTTTACTTCAATTTGTCTCAGAATGGTCAGGATGAGCGGGGGCCTTGGAACTCTGCACCTGATTTCCAGTATGTTCCTCAGCCTACGGCTGACAGTTAATCGTACCATCAAGTCGGGACAACTTAGTTAAAAAAATCGAGTCTGTGGGAAGGTTAACCCACAGGCTCGACTTTTCTTAATAAAAAATTAATAATGTAGGTAAGGCGATCGCCTGTAGCAATGTAGAAATTCGGTTTTATATTAAAATCGCACTTGAATTAGAAACAGTTTATACAAAAACTTCTGCGGGAAAACGATATTAATTGGATAGTACGCAATTTAGGAAGAGTTTGAGCGGGGTTTTGCCAAATACATCTGCCTATTTACTGGTATCCCACGGAAGCCGTGACCCTCGTTCCCAAGCAGCTGTAGAGGAATTAGCAACTCTTGTGGCACAGAAGGTAAGCCTTGAGAGCGAATGGATGCAGAAAAAAAGCGATCGCTCATCCTTGGCTGCGCCGCCAGTGGCATTGTCACCCCTGGTAGGTACAGCAGTTTTGGAACTAGGGGATCAGCCTTTGCATGAACAAATTCGGCAATTTAGCGATCGCGCTCATGCCAGTGGCTTGAAACATCTTCAGGTGTTGCCCCTATTTCTGTTGCCGGGAGTTCATGTGATGGAGGATATCCCAGAGCAAGTAGCGATCGCATCCATTGCTCTTGAGAGCAAGTTGACAATAGAGATCCGACCTCATCTAGGCATTCACCCTGGCTTAAGTCGTCTCTTGGCAACTAGCTTGGCTTCAGTAAACGCGGATGCGAGTATTCTCTTATCTCACGGTAGCCGCCGTGTTGGTGGAAATCAGCCAGTGGAGGCAATAGCCGCAACTCTAGGGGCAGTGCCTGCTTACTGGTCGGTGTCACCCAGTTTGGAGGAGCGTCTAGAAGATTTAGTCAGCGCTAAGTATTCTCACATAGGGATTCTGCCTTATTTTTTATTTACCGGGGGAATTACGGATGCGATCTTAACAAAAGTTAAGCTACTGTCTAAGCAATTTCCCACGAGCAAGCTTCATCTGGCTGAACCTATAGGGGCTAGTGCTGAGTTAGCCGATTTGATTTGGGACTTAAGAAGTAAATGAACAGCACAGTCATAGAGAACACGCAGGTAAACAGGAGTAAGTGCTTGGGTAAGGTATATCTAGTAGGTGCAGGGCCAGGAGATCCCGGCTTAATGACGCTAAAAGGGAAAGGACTGTTAGAGTGTGCTGATGTCGTAGTTTACGACGCTCTAGTGAGTCCGCAAATTTTGGCGATGATTAACCCCCACGCCGAGAAAATTGACGCGGGTAAGCGGATGGGGCGTCACTCCCTGTTGCAGGAAGAAACCACGCAACTGTTGATAGAAAAAGCACAGACTCAAGCCATAGTGGTACGACTCAAAGGCGGCGATCCGTTTGTGTTTGGTCGCGGCGGCGAAGAGATGGAAGACTTGGTACGTGCTGGAGTGCCGGCGGAAGTAGTACCAGGAGTGACTTCGGGAATTGCCGCACCAGCCTATGCAGGGATTCCCCTAACTCATCGTGCTTACAGTTCCTCGGTAACATTTGTCACAGGACACGAGTCTGTGGGGAAGTATCGTCCTACTGTGAACTGGTCTAGCATCGCCCACAGTTCCGAAACCATCGTTGTCTACATGGGCATTCACAATCTGCCCTACATTGTGGAACAATTGCACTTTGCAGGATTGAGTTTAGATACTCCCATCGCCTTGATTCGCTGGGGAACTCGACCCGAACAGGAAGAATTAATCGGCACCTTAGCAACGATTGTGGCGCAGGTAGAGGCGGCTGGTTTTGGCGCACCCGCGATCGCTATTATTGGCAACGTGGTGAATATGCACAGTACCCTGTCCGGTTGTCGCCCTCGTGTAATTAGTTGCTAATTGTCCCTAAATGCCCCATCAAGTCGGGGTTACACAAAAAAAGCCTGCGTAGACAGGCTTTTTTTGTCTCGCCTTGCGCGGACAAAAGTTTGTGCAGTTGCGACTATCCTTTGAGAAGGCTAAGCGCCTACAGTCGTCGTTAGGTAATTAGCGCCGCGTTTTTTCTCTTAGGATAAGCATAATTTTAAAGAAATCGTGTTAGTTGGATGCGGTAACGTTCTTTTTTAGTAACAGCAATTTCCCCAACTTCCAGCCTTCCTTTACCGCGAATAGCGATTAAGTCTCCAGATTTAACTTGAGAACTTGCTTGAGTGATTTCTTTCCAATTTACTCTGACATCGCCAGCATCGATGAAATCAACCATTTTGCTGCGAGACATTCCAAATCCAGCAGATGCGATCGCATCTAATCGCAGAGAAGCCTCAACAGTCGTCAACTCTTTTTTCTTCGGTTCGCGAATTTTTAATTCACTAAGCTCAATTCGGCGAGTTTTCACAGGAGTTGAGCGTACTTGATTGAGCTGCATTTCCAGAAACTCTACCATTTCTGGAACCACAATTGCCTGCGCTCCAGACTCTCCCAGTACAATAATATCGCCAGTTTTTTCCCGCACAATTCCACACCCCAGCATAGAGCCGAGAAAGTCGCGATGAGTGGCTTGGTCGAAGAGAAAATTTCCAGCAATATCCAAAGCCGCAACCGGGACTTGAGACACTTCCAGAGGAATTTCTGAACGCGCGATCGAGATCCTTTGCCGTTCAGCTTGCGGATAACCTCCCGAAGCAACAAGTTGTACTTCAGTTAAACGATTGAAAGCCTGTTGAATTTCAACAATTTCTGGAGGAGAAAGAAAATCAGTTACGACCACTTCCCAAGTTTTAATTGCTTGATCCGCCAGATCAATGACACGAGCTACAGTATCTCTATTTTCTACTCCTTTGAGGAGTTCTTCTCTTGGCAACATTCTAAATAGTTTTGAGTTTTGTTTTACACGCGGTTTGTCGCGTCTTGAGTTTTAAATGAATCTACAATGACTTTCTTGATTGTATCGTTGCGATCGCTCAAGGCGTATGCTTACCCAGACACAGATCGCCTACCCAAACGATTTGATATTGACTTCCAAGTCCAGCCATCATTCTGCACTAAGGCCAGAAGCAAACGCCTTCGCCTATCTATTTAGGCTGGTGACTTCTTCCTCAAAGACTTCATCGCTAACAAGGGGAATATTGTTGCTTGCTATCGGCAAAGATGAGGGAGCGATCGCTGGCGCTAAAAATTAATACCCACGCAGCCCAAGTAAGAAAAATCCATACCAGAGTAGAAATAATAATAGTGCTGTAGCCAGCGATTGCTAGCAGATGATGAGACGAAGCGCAGCGATGGTGACGCAGAATAGTTTTCCACACCCAACTAGACACTCTAGATGTAATTGGCCCGCCTCCACTTCCTACCGCTAGCGTTGTCCAAAGTACATCTATGATGATCCACCAGACGAGCGCAACTCCCAAACCCGCTAGCAATACTCTCATTCCGACCAGCCTCAAGTCACTTGCGCTGAAGCAATTACTTAGACTAGCAATGTTATGTTTGTTACTCCCTCTGTCTAGAGGATTAGCTTACACGCCATCTGGGTCAACGTAGGCTTGAAGATTTTCCGGCTCAAACTGGCGGAGTATCCGAGTAGCTACGCGAGTTGTAGTTTCGGGAGCTTTAACCACAACCAGGTACTTACCAGCATTCAGGCGGTTGCGGTAAGGCAAAGCATCGCCACTCCCAACTACCAAACCAACACCGCCGCCGACAAAAATACTACCCAAAGCACCGGAGGCTGCGCCCAGAATACCACCAATGACATGATTACCAAATGCTCCTGCCCAGTGAAAAATTTCTATCCCAGTACTCAAGTTGAAGACAAACCCGGCGATAAATCCAAAGGGTATGAGCCAATAAGCCATCAGCGTTGATTGCTTTTTAGCCTGCTCGTTAGGATCGATCAAGCCAAATTCATCAGCACTTTTGTATCCTCTACCCAGGATAGTCACCTTATCCATAGGTAAGCCTTCTTTTTCTAGAGCGGAATAAGCTGCTTCTGCTTGGATGCGGTCTTGTAGTACGGCGACGAGATAATTCATAGTGATATCGTTAGATGATGCAAAAGATAGCCTTAATTAACAGCCTATCAGTGTCGCTACAGCAAATCCTCTACCCGGATTGGGATGTGAAGCGCAAACGTACTATACAGATTTTGTAGGGTAGGGAGCAGCCCAAACAGACAAAGTTAAAAACTTTCAGGTAACAAGCCGTGTAAGAACACCTGATACAGTTAAAATGACCAACTGATGCGATCGCGCCACTGGTGGAAGTCATCAGATGCGATCGCTCTTGAGTCAACTGCCATCAATTAGCTGACTTTCAATCCTTGCTCCCTGTACACAATATCGCTCTTGGCTTTTCAAAAGTTTTGCGTACAGGAACTGATGATTTTTTACCTAGACCTACCTGCCAATCATGTCCAAGGTTCTTGTTTCTGACCCAATAGACCAAGTTGGAATCGACATCCTCTCCCAAGTTGCCCAAGTTGACGTAAAAACAGGTCTTTCACCCGAAGAACTGGTGCGGATCATGCCAGAGTATGACGCTCTAATGATTCGTTCTGGAACCCGCGTCACCAAGGAAATTATCGAAGCTGGCAAACAGCTAAAAATCATCGGTCGCGCTGGGGTTGGTGTCGATAATGTCGATGTCCCAGCTGCCACCCGTCAGGGGATTGTAGTCGTCAATTCCCCAGAAGGAAATACAATTGCCGCAGCAGAACACGCCCTAGCAATGATGCTCTCCCTCTCCCGCCATATTCCCGACGCAAATGCGTCTGTTAAAAGTGGTCAGTGGGATCGCAAAAGTTTTATCGGGACGGAAGTTTACAAGAAAACTCTCGGCGTTGTCGGTTTAGGCAAAATCGGCTCTCATGTCGCCACCGTCGCCAAAGCAATGGGGATGAAAATACTCGCTTACGATCCGTTCATCTCTGTGGAACGGGCAGAAGAACTAGACGCTCGTCTAGTAGAGTTGGATTTGCTGTTTCAGGAAGCAGACTACATCACCCTGCACATCCCGAAAACTCCAGAAACCACTCACTTGATTAACGCCGAAGCCTTAGCCAAGATGAAACCCACCACCCGGATTATCAATTGCTCCCGTGGTGGCATCATTGATGAAGTGGCTTTGGCAGAGGTTCTCAAAGAAGGCAAAATTGCTGGTGCTGCCTTAGACGTTTTCGAGACAGAACCGTTAGGCGAGTCGTCCTTAAAATCCTTGGGCAAAAATCTCGTCCTCACCCCCCACCTGGGAGCCTCCACAGCTGAGGCGCAGGTGAATGTCGCCATAGATGTTGCTGAGCAAATTCGAGATGTTTTGCTGGGGCTTCCAGCCCGTTCAGCGGTGAATATTCCCGGCTTGCGTCCCGACGTTCTGGAAAAACTCAGACCTTATCTGCAATTGGCGGAAACTCTGGGCAATATGGTGGGACAATTGGCTGGAGGACGGATTGACTCGTTGAATATCCGTCTGCAAGGAGAGTTGGCAACTAATCAAAGTCAGCCTTTGATAGTGGCAGCACTTAAAGGACTGCTTTCGCAGGCACTGCGAGAGCGGGTAAACTATGTGAATGCCAGCATTGAGGCCAAGGAACGAGGAATTCGCGTGATTGAAACGCGGGACGCCTCGATTCGAGACTATTCTGGTTCGCTGCATCTGGAGGCGCAAGGAACGCTTGGGGAGCATTCAGTGACGGGCGCTTTATTGGGAGATGGGGAAATTCACATCACCAGTATTGATGAGTTTCCGATCAACGTCCCCCCCAGCCCTCATATGCTGTTTACTCTGCACCGGGATATGCCAGGGATTATTGGAAATATCGGTTCCCTGTTGGGCAGTTTTAATGTCAATATTGCCAGTATGCAGGTGGGACGCAAAATTGTCCGGGGCGATGCGGTGATGGTGCTAAGCCTGGACGATCCCTTACCGGAGGGAATATTGAGCGAGATTACCAAAATTCCCGGCATTCGGGATGCTTATACGGTGACTCTTTAAACGATGCAAGGATTTTGGATGCAAGGATTTTGGATTAAAGGTTTACTCGTTAATCCTCAGGTTGTGTGGTTCTAACCCGTTACCTAAAATCTAAAATCTAAAATCATCGGAGGCGGAGAAACTCCTTCGCCCCCGCAAAATCTAAAATCCAAAATAGATATGGCGAACACCTGGTGGGAAATTCAAGTTTTGGGCGACCCAGCTTTGGAAGATTTAATCTTCTGGAGGCTGGACAAATTTGGCTGTCGTGGTACTTCCAGTGAGGTAAAAGGACATTCCAGCTTGGTGTGCGCTTACTTATCTCCCCTTGATGCAAATCTGCTGGATTTGGCGGCGCTGTCTCTGTGGTTGCGTCAGGATGCATTGATGGTGGGATTGGCAATGCCGATGACCCATTGGCATTTGATTGATGAGGAGGATTGGTCGAGTAGCTGGAAGCAATATTGGCAACCGCAAGAAGTAGGCGATCGCTTACTTGTCTACCCGGCTTGGCTCCCTCCTCCAGAACAGTCAGAACGCCATACCCTGCGCCTCGATCCCGGTGCAGCTTTTGGCACAGGCACTCATCAGACAACTCAGCTGTGTCTAGAGTCGTTGGAAATGCGCTTGGGTGGCGACCAAGAAGGGGTTACAGTGGCTGATATTGGCTGCGGATCGGGGATTCTCTCGATTGCCTCTGTGTTGTTAGGTGCCGAAAAAGTTTATTCCATAGATATCGATCCGATGGCGGTGCGAGCCACGCGCAGTAATCGGGAACTTAACAAGATTAGCCCCCAGCGTCTGATTGTAGAGCAGGGTAGTATCGACCGCTTAATAAAAATGAGCGATGAGCCTGTCGATGGCATTCTCTGCAATATTTTGGCAGAGGTGATTATTGACTTGATCCCGCAAATGACTGCGATCGCTAAACCTTCTAGTTGGGGAATTATTAGCGGTGTTTTGCTAGAGCAAGCCAAACCAATTGCGGATACTTTAGAACAACACGATTGGATTGTTGCCACTCTCTGGCGACGGCAAGAATGGTGCTGCTTTAATATCAGGCGTTCTTGAATTGTGCCTGTAGCAGCCCCAGTGATTCTCAAGTTGATTTCGGGAACACTAACATCAGTTGCTTGGTGTTAGTCTATGTCCCGTCTCAACAATCGCGCTTTTGAAATCCTGCGTGCTGAAATTACCAAATGTGCCGGGAATGACCCATTGAGTAAAATAGAGCAAAGCCTTGTAGTTAGGGAGTTACAATTACTGCAAAAGCAACAAGGCTCCCCTGCATCTTTAGAAGAACTACAACAAATAGTCGTCACCACTTATCCAAACTTCAGAGAGAAGGCGCTGAAGCAATCCGCAAAAGCTAATCGCTCGATAGGTATTTTAGATGTAATTAAACTAGCTGCTATACTGGTAGTCTTGCTAGTCTTAGGATCGGGATCGCTTGTCTTAGCCATCCTGCTGTATCCTACAAACGATCAGCCAGTAGCGCAGAATGCTCTCCTGAGCAATGAAGAAAATTATGAATTAGCGATCGCACTCTTAGAACAAGCAGAAGAATTAATTAACCAAGCCAGTACAGCAGCAGATTTGGCATTGGGTGAAGAAAAACTAAACGCAGCAAAAAAACATATTGATGAACTGCCAGTTTCGCATACAATATCTTCGCCGCAATACTCTTACAGGCGCAAAAAGGGTAGGCGCTATGTTAGCGGTTACAATACGCAGACAATAGAGGACGAGCAAACTGCCTCGATTCGCTCTAGATTTGAGCAGGTAAAAAACCAACTTTCTGAACAAAAACAGGTTCAGGGACGCACCAAAACTTTAATTAAAGGTGCCAAACAATTTGCCTTTGCAGCTGCTAAACTTGGACAAAATGCACCTCATACAGCAGATAAATGGCAGCAAATTGAAACTTTGTGGTACAAAGCAATTGAGCAGCTGCAAAACATTCGCGTAGATGACGTTGACTACGTGGAAGCGCAAAAATTACTAGCAACGTACCAAACCAACTTAGGCACTGTGCAAACTCGACTGAAAGCAGAACGCGAGTCACAAGAAGCTTTTAAATATGCTCAAGAGCAAATCCAAGCTTTGCTGGCTTCTATCCCTAAGGATGGTTCACAGGTGAATCGCAACCAGATAATTAGCCAGATGCAAGAAATTATCAATCAGCTGCAAACGGTTAAATCTGGGACAACCACCTATTCAGAAGCCCAAAACCTGCTGCAATCAGCACAGAAGAAACTCGCTGCTGCTCGAAAATAGCAATGAGCGGCGCGATCGCACACTCAGATAAAATGTAATTAATATTCCTTGCTGACAGCAGAAGGCTGGCGTACCATGCGTGATCCTGATTTTACAGATGCTTTACAATGGACACCTGATGCCAAAACAAAGCTGAAAAATATTCCCTTTTTTGTCCGCACTCAGGCGAGACAACGGATTGAGCAGCTAGCTCGTGCTGCTGGTTCGGATATTGTCACGGTTGAGTTTGTTGAGCAAGCAAGGGTCGAATTTGGACAGTAATAAAGTAATTCAGCTTGTCTATAGCAATCCTATTTGAGTTGTGACTACCTTTTAAATCAACCGCCCAGGCGCGGCCGGCAGAGGAAAGGGAGAAGTTCATAAATGATTTAGGACTGCTATATAGGGTTTCTCAGTTGGGTGGAATATATGGAGGTTCTGACGTTCGAGCCACCTTGGTAAGGACATGGCAATGCCATGTCCTTACAGATGTGTAACACCCAATCAAGAATTGCTATAGTAGCATGGCACTAAGTGGATATACGAAATAAATTACACATCAAATCCTATTGAAAGCCTGATGTAGCAAGGCAAGTTTGTGTAATTAATTCTGCACAGTTACTTATAGAGTAATGACTACCTAATCAACCTTCCTCTAAATTCATTGCCGATAAAATAGCCTGCTGACTCACTGTTTTGTAAACTGTATCTAAATATTGCATTACTGGCTGACTAGAAGCTGAATTGGAACCTGATGATAAAGGAATAGGGCCTAAAACATCTAATATTGTGTCGTTGCTTGGTGGTGCAATTACAACTAAGGAAGACTCTAGAGGCTCGTTGTATTGCCAAAATTGCTCAATTTTAAGCGGGGTTACTGTTCGAGTTAGCGGCGATGTTTCCGCAGTAATTTCTGTTTCAGAAGTTTCATCAGCCCCACGTCGCAATTGACGTAATGTGTCGAGTATTTGTTCTTTGGTACGTCCGCGCAACTGGAAGATTACAAAGGGGTCTTCGCTGAAGCGATCACCTAACAAATAATATACTGCTCCAATATGTTTGCAAGGATTAGCCGGATCGGGGCAAGAACATTTACTGTGGATATCAAACTTGGTCAACGGAAACAAGCTTATACCATTTGCAGTAAACACTTCTTCAATATTTTGTGGCATTTCTCCAGCCAACAAACGAGCTGAAAAAATTGCCCGCTGTGACATAGTTTCAATCACATACTCCCATTGCTCGTCGCTAAAAGCATCCAGCGATAAAACAACTTTATATGGTTCAGGCGCAGTTCCTTGCACTCTAGAAACCACCTTGTGACCGCGAAATTCTAGGCTTAAAACTTTGCCTTCTCGTGCATATATTCGCGCCCGTTCCAAGCGACGCCGCCAGCCAAAAGACTCTAGTAAATCTAGCCACCGTTGCGCCCACCATTCTCGACTTTGTTGAATATCGTAATTTGTCATTTTGTTTTACTCCTGTTGTTCTCTCATTTCCTCAGCCTGGGAACGAGAATTGAAGGCTGTAAAGGCGGATGAGAGTTTGTGCGGTTGCGAGTTTAGAGGATGTCTGGAAAGTCATAATCAAGACGCTTAGACGGTAAGATCCCCCTAAATCCCCCTTAAAAAGGGGGACTAAGACTTGATTCTCCCCCTTCTCTCTAGCGCAGCGGCGCGTTAGCGCGGGGACTGGGGGATCTAGCTAACTTTTGACGGTTCTGGGACATCCTCTTAGCCGTTCAGCATTTATTCATCATCAATTACTGCACTGCGGTCAAGTAACAGTAAGTTGCGGAGTTGGTCGGTATCTAGTTCTGTTAGCCACTGTTCGCCAGCACCAACAACTTGTTCCGCCAGCGCTTTCTTACTTTCAATCATGTCATTGATTCTTTCTTCCAGAGTACCTGTGCAAATAAATTTATGCACTTGAACATTACGAGTTTGACCGATACGAAATACCCGATCTGTTGCTTGATTTTCTACTGCTGGGTTCCACCAACGGTCAAAGTGGAAAACATGGTTAGCGCGTGTCAAGTTAAGACCTGTACCACCAGCTTTTAGAGATAGAATAAATATTCTGGGGCCTTCCGGGTCGTTCTGGAATCTGTCTATCATTTCCTCCCGTTGTTGTTTGCGGGTTCCACCATACAAAAACAATGTTTCCCAGCCAAGTTGTTGTTCTAAATAAGGCTGAAGGAGTTTTCCCATTTCGGCGAATTGAGTGAAAATCAAAGCGCGATCGCCTTCTGCTAAAGCCTCTTCTAGCATCTCTTCTAGCCGCTGAACTTTACCAGAACGACTGCGAAAAGATAAATCTTTAGTTTCGCCTGCTGATTTTAAGAATTGTGCAGGATGGTTGCAAATTTGCTTCAGTTTTAGCAATAAAGCTAAAATCATTCCCTTGCGTTGAACACCCTCGGTTTCTTCGATTTCAGCAAGAGACTCATCTACCAGTTGTTGATAAAGTGCAGCTTGTTCTGATGCAAGTCCGCAGAATACATTCATTTCCTGCTTTTCTGGCAAGTCTTGAATGATTTTGCGGTCG belongs to Funiculus sociatus GB2-C1 and includes:
- a CDS encoding glycosyl hydrolase; protein product: MISIKISKFFFLGITVLTLPVIGCTTLFSLKKSPALVVNTIATVSSTPIPKTLFGMHIQEPTKTPWPAVNLGALRVFVPWFFIQPNKGEWKFEILDKYVDLAEQQGVEVLYVFNDTPKWAAARPNEVGEWGKDFPGVASEPKDMDDWRNFVRTVATRYKGRIRAYQIWNETNNKNDYSGSIEKMVEMAQEAYKVLKEVDTNIIVVSPGAIAGLDLPGNESWISLGGVDWLDQYFAKGAAAYTDVVGPHLYSIKEKTPEERVQTIRRMQQVMAKNKLSNKPLWDTENAYAKFPNEQPFTDEEARGFIARTYIIYWASGISRFYWYAWDVNTQIHPNWLKMVQADNKTLTPASIAYGEVQKWLIGATMKSCQPDSNKIWICQVTRDNNYTGWIVWNPEGKLPFKVPSNWNVKQVRDLAGGKSTLPASGSVEIGRSPILLD
- a CDS encoding manganese catalase family protein; protein product: MFFHKKETIHTVDIKEPNPRFAQLMLEQFGGATGELTAALQYWVQSFHCDNPGIKDMLQDIAIEEFGHLEMVGKLIEQHTKNTDQTEAYKSTLFAIRGMGPHFLDSQGNSWTASYINEGGDVVRDLRANIAAEAGARQTYEELIKLSTDEGTKKTLVHLLTREISHTKMFMKALESMGKLTDPFFGNIQPDETVNLYFNLSQNGQDERGPWNSAPDFQYVPQPTADS
- a CDS encoding sirohydrochlorin chelatase, yielding MPNTSAYLLVSHGSRDPRSQAAVEELATLVAQKVSLESEWMQKKSDRSSLAAPPVALSPLVGTAVLELGDQPLHEQIRQFSDRAHASGLKHLQVLPLFLLPGVHVMEDIPEQVAIASIALESKLTIEIRPHLGIHPGLSRLLATSLASVNADASILLSHGSRRVGGNQPVEAIAATLGAVPAYWSVSPSLEERLEDLVSAKYSHIGILPYFLFTGGITDAILTKVKLLSKQFPTSKLHLAEPIGASAELADLIWDLRSK
- the cobA gene encoding uroporphyrinogen-III C-methyltransferase, translating into MNSTVIENTQVNRSKCLGKVYLVGAGPGDPGLMTLKGKGLLECADVVVYDALVSPQILAMINPHAEKIDAGKRMGRHSLLQEETTQLLIEKAQTQAIVVRLKGGDPFVFGRGGEEMEDLVRAGVPAEVVPGVTSGIAAPAYAGIPLTHRAYSSSVTFVTGHESVGKYRPTVNWSSIAHSSETIVVYMGIHNLPYIVEQLHFAGLSLDTPIALIRWGTRPEQEELIGTLATIVAQVEAAGFGAPAIAIIGNVVNMHSTLSGCRPRVISC
- a CDS encoding photosystem II S4 domain protein gives rise to the protein MLPREELLKGVENRDTVARVIDLADQAIKTWEVVVTDFLSPPEIVEIQQAFNRLTEVQLVASGGYPQAERQRISIARSEIPLEVSQVPVAALDIAGNFLFDQATHRDFLGSMLGCGIVREKTGDIIVLGESGAQAIVVPEMVEFLEMQLNQVRSTPVKTRRIELSELKIREPKKKELTTVEASLRLDAIASAGFGMSRSKMVDFIDAGDVRVNWKEITQASSQVKSGDLIAIRGKGRLEVGEIAVTKKERYRIQLTRFL
- the serA gene encoding phosphoglycerate dehydrogenase — protein: MSKVLVSDPIDQVGIDILSQVAQVDVKTGLSPEELVRIMPEYDALMIRSGTRVTKEIIEAGKQLKIIGRAGVGVDNVDVPAATRQGIVVVNSPEGNTIAAAEHALAMMLSLSRHIPDANASVKSGQWDRKSFIGTEVYKKTLGVVGLGKIGSHVATVAKAMGMKILAYDPFISVERAEELDARLVELDLLFQEADYITLHIPKTPETTHLINAEALAKMKPTTRIINCSRGGIIDEVALAEVLKEGKIAGAALDVFETEPLGESSLKSLGKNLVLTPHLGASTAEAQVNVAIDVAEQIRDVLLGLPARSAVNIPGLRPDVLEKLRPYLQLAETLGNMVGQLAGGRIDSLNIRLQGELATNQSQPLIVAALKGLLSQALRERVNYVNASIEAKERGIRVIETRDASIRDYSGSLHLEAQGTLGEHSVTGALLGDGEIHITSIDEFPINVPPSPHMLFTLHRDMPGIIGNIGSLLGSFNVNIASMQVGRKIVRGDAVMVLSLDDPLPEGILSEITKIPGIRDAYTVTL